A genomic segment from Betaproteobacteria bacterium encodes:
- a CDS encoding AmiS/UreI family transporter has translation MLLGLALFYVGAVLCLNGLWLLGQIGDDEIAVIDIFVGAITLLIALYLAFAPGADLASIRGAALTLLFTFTYFWVAINRYNGADGRGLGWFCLFVAVTAVPVTIQMLQTAQSTWDWWFALSWGAWGILWFMFWLLLVLKKPIAKLTGAVTVLQGILTGWLPGYLLLYGLIK, from the coding sequence ATGTTACTGGGACTGGCCTTGTTCTACGTCGGTGCCGTGCTGTGCCTGAACGGCCTCTGGCTGCTGGGGCAGATCGGGGACGACGAGATCGCGGTGATCGACATCTTCGTCGGTGCGATCACGCTGCTCATCGCGCTCTATCTCGCCTTCGCACCGGGCGCCGATCTCGCGTCGATCCGCGGTGCGGCGCTGACGCTCCTCTTCACGTTCACGTATTTCTGGGTGGCGATCAACCGCTACAACGGCGCCGATGGTCGCGGACTCGGCTGGTTCTGCCTGTTCGTGGCCGTCACCGCAGTCCCGGTGACGATTCAGATGCTGCAGACGGCTCAATCGACCTGGGACTGGTGGTTCGCCCTGTCGTGGGGCGCGTGGGGCATTCTCTGGTTCATGTTCTGGCTGCTGCTGGTGCTGAAGAAGCCCATCGCCAAGCTCACCGGCGCGGTGACGGTACTGCAGGGCATTCTCACCGGGTGGCTGCCGGGCTATCTGCTGCTGTACGGGCTGATCAAGTAA